A single genomic interval of Methanotorris formicicus Mc-S-70 harbors:
- a CDS encoding PP2C family protein-serine/threonine phosphatase codes for MGIINKFLKKIGIDKENNKKSKIKAYGVSHKGNRTNNEDAILRKKLDDAYLLAVADGVGGHNAGDVASNKAINILQKVIEEKYNKNLSIEEIKQLLKDAYETAHKQIKAEAVGDKEGMATTLTTAIIKENKCIIANCGDSRAYLIRNNEIIERTKDHSLVQALVDEGHITEEEAMHHPMKNIITHALGIEDFKVDVYEWDLEDNDILLLSSDGLHDYVKKEEILKVIKNKDNPKEIVENLLNIALKKTEDNVSIIIYKHQ; via the coding sequence ATGGGTATAATTAACAAATTCCTAAAAAAGATAGGTATTGATAAAGAAAATAACAAAAAATCAAAAATTAAAGCTTATGGAGTTTCTCATAAAGGGAATAGGACAAATAATGAGGATGCAATTTTAAGAAAAAAATTGGATGATGCTTATTTATTAGCAGTTGCTGATGGTGTTGGGGGGCATAATGCAGGGGATGTTGCATCAAATAAAGCAATTAACATTTTACAAAAAGTTATTGAAGAAAAATATAACAAAAATCTTTCCATTGAAGAGATAAAACAACTTCTAAAAGATGCTTATGAAACTGCCCACAAACAAATAAAAGCAGAGGCAGTTGGAGATAAAGAGGGAATGGCTACAACCCTAACAACTGCCATAATTAAGGAAAATAAATGCATAATTGCCAATTGTGGGGATAGTAGGGCTTATTTAATTAGAAACAATGAGATTATAGAAAGAACAAAAGACCATTCATTAGTTCAGGCGTTGGTTGATGAGGGGCATATAACCGAAGAAGAGGCGATGCATCATCCAATGAAGAATATCATAACCCACGCATTGGGAATAGAGGATTTTAAAGTAGATGTTTATGAATGGGATTTGGAAGATAATGATATTTTATTGCTAAGTTCTGATGGATTACACGATTATGTTAAAAAAGAAGAAATATTGAAAGTAATTAAAAATAAAGACAATCCAAAGGAGATTGTTGAAAACCTATTAAATATTGCCTTAAAGAAGACAGAAGACAATGTGAGTATTATAATTTATAAGCATCAATAA